One genomic region from Myxocyprinus asiaticus isolate MX2 ecotype Aquarium Trade chromosome 27, UBuf_Myxa_2, whole genome shotgun sequence encodes:
- the cul4b gene encoding cullin-4B isoform X2: MRAVENLCFHKISAKLYKQLRVVCEDHIKAQIDQFREDALDSVLFLKKIDKCWQDHCRQMIMIRSIFLFLDRTYVLQNSMLPSIWDMGLELFRFYIISDLKVQSKTIDGILLLIERERSGEAVDRSLLRSLLSMLSDLQIYQDSFEQRFLEETNRLYAAEGQRLMQEREVPEYLHHVNKRLEEEADRVITYLDQSTQKPLIATVEKQLLGEHLTAILQKGLNNLLDENRIQDLSLLYQLFSRVRGGVQVLLQNWIEYIKAFGSTIVINPEKDKTMVQELLDFKDKVDHIIDVCFMKNEKFVNGMKEAFETFINKRPNKPAELIAKYVDSKLRAGNKEATDEELEKMLDKIMIIFRFIYGKDVFEAFYKKDLAKRLLVGKSASVDAEKSMLSKLKHECGAAFTSKLEGMFKDMELSKDIMVQFKQHIQCQNIPGNIELTVNILTMGYWPTYVPMEVHLPPEMVRLQEIFKTFYLGKHSGRKLQWQSTLGHCVLKAEFKEGKKELQVSLFQTLVLLMFNEGEEFSLEDIKLATGIEDSELRRTLQSLACGKARVLTKTPKSKDVEDGDKFSCNDDFKHKLFRIKINQIQMKETVEEQASTTERVFQDRQYQIDAAIVRIMKMRKTLSHNLLVSEVYNQLKFPVKPADLKKRIESLIDRDYMERDKENPNQYNYVA; this comes from the exons atgagg gctGTTGAAAACCTCTGCTTCCATAAGATATCTGCCAAGCTCTACAAACAGCTCAGAGTGGTCTGTGAAGACCATATCAAGGCACAGATTGACCAGTTCAGAGA GGATGCCCTAGACAGTGTACTCTTCCTGAAGAAAATAGACAAATGTTGGCAAGATCACTGCAGACAAATG ATCATGATTAGgagtatatttttgtttttggatcGCACATATGTTTTACAAAATTCAATGCTACCATCAATCTG GGACATGGGGTTGGAGTTGTTTCGTTTTTATATCATCAGCGACCTGAAGGTGCAAAGTAAGACAATCGATGGAATCCTGCTTCTTATTGAGAGAGAGCGGAGCGGAGAGGCTGTAGACCGCAGTCTCTTGAGGAGTCTACTGAGTATGCTCTCAGATCTGCAG ATTTATCAGGATTCATTTGAGCAGCGCTTTCTAGAGGAGACAAATCGACTGTATGCTGCAGAGGGCCAGAGGCTCATGCAGGAGAGAGAG GTGCCAGAGTATCTCCATCATGTCAACAAACGGCTGGAGGAGGAGGCGGACAGAGTCATTACATACTTGGACCAGAGCACACA AAAACCCCTTATTGCCACAGTGGAAAAGCAACTGCTTGGAGAACACCTCACTGCAATACTTCAGAAAG GTTTAAATAACCTGCTGGATGAGAACCGTATTCAGGATCTATCTCTGCTGTATCAGCTCTTTAGTCGTGTGAGGGGGGGCGTGCAGGTTCTGTTGCAGAATTGGATCGAGTACATCAAG GCCTTTGGAAGCACAATAGTCATCAACCCCGAGAAAGACAAGACGATGGTTCAGGAGCTTCTGGATTTCAAGGACAAAGTCGATCACATCATTGATGTATGCTTCATGAAGAATGAGAAGTTTGTAAATGGTATGAAGGAGGCCTTCGAGACTTTTATCAACAAACGGCCCAACAAACCTGCAGAGCTCATAG CAAAATATGTGGATTCAAAGCTACGTGCAGGAAACAAAGAAGCAACTGATGAGGAACTCGAGAAAATGTTGGACAAGATAATGATCATTTTCAGGTTCATTTACG gcAAAGATGTTTTTGAGGCCTTCTACAAGAAAGACCTTGCAAAGAGGTTACTGGTTGGAAAGAGTGCCTCTGTAGATGCAGAGAAATCAATGCTGTCAAAACTGAAACATG AATGCGGAGCTGCATTTACCAGTAAACTGGAAGGAATGTTCAAAGACATGGAGCTTTCAAAAGACATTATGGTGCAGTTCAAACAG CACATACAATGCCAAAATATTCCCGGAAACATTGAGCTGACTGTGAACATTCTCACTATGGGTTATTGGCCAACTTATGTCCCCATGGAAGTACATCTGCCACCAGAG ATGGTGAGATTGCAGGAGATTTTTAAGACGTTTTACCTGGGCAAACACAGTGGGCGGAAATTACAGTGGCAGTCAACATTAGGGCATTGTGTGCTAAAGGCTGAATTCAAAGAG GGCAAAAAAGAGCTGCAGGTGTCATTGTTTCAGACGTTAGTTCTGCTAATGTTTAATGAAGGGGAGGAGTTTTCTCTGGAAGACATCAAACTGGCTACAGGCATAG aggaCAGTGAGCTGAGGCGGACTTTGCAGTCACTGGCCTGTGGAAAGGCACGTGTCCTTACCAAAACCCCAAAGAGCAAAGACGTGGAAGATGGAGACAAGTTCTCATGTAATGATGATTTCAAACACAAACTCTTCAGGATTAAGATCAACCAGATCCAGATGAAAGAAACG GTGGAAGAACAAGCCAGCACTACAGAGAGAGTATTCCAAGACCGTCAGTACCAAATCGATGCTGCCATTGTGCGAATCATGAAGATGAGGAAGACTCTCAGCCATAACCTTCTAGTTTCTGAGGTGTACAACCAACTCAAATTCCCAGTCAAG CCTGCTGATCTGAAGAAGAGGATAGAGTCACTTATTGACAGGGACTACATGGAAAGGGATAAAGAGAATCCCAATCAATACAACTATGTGGcttag
- the cul4b gene encoding cullin-4B isoform X1, whose translation MFPTGLPSPNPPPPAQEPRPAASDVHNDSSLTSKKRKINCSEKEDIDSISSSPKATCNSSSTITTSCSPTSAQQHIQKKLRFEDPVDLIGLDVKMAEESCNPAASCSKAKNVFLTGGVGHHANGLTKSAGSATFSNNKPGAAKKLVIKNFKEKPKLPENYTNETWQKLKEAVEAIQNSTSIKYNLEELYQAVENLCFHKISAKLYKQLRVVCEDHIKAQIDQFREDALDSVLFLKKIDKCWQDHCRQMIMIRSIFLFLDRTYVLQNSMLPSIWDMGLELFRFYIISDLKVQSKTIDGILLLIERERSGEAVDRSLLRSLLSMLSDLQIYQDSFEQRFLEETNRLYAAEGQRLMQEREVPEYLHHVNKRLEEEADRVITYLDQSTQKPLIATVEKQLLGEHLTAILQKGLNNLLDENRIQDLSLLYQLFSRVRGGVQVLLQNWIEYIKAFGSTIVINPEKDKTMVQELLDFKDKVDHIIDVCFMKNEKFVNGMKEAFETFINKRPNKPAELIAKYVDSKLRAGNKEATDEELEKMLDKIMIIFRFIYGKDVFEAFYKKDLAKRLLVGKSASVDAEKSMLSKLKHECGAAFTSKLEGMFKDMELSKDIMVQFKQHIQCQNIPGNIELTVNILTMGYWPTYVPMEVHLPPEMVRLQEIFKTFYLGKHSGRKLQWQSTLGHCVLKAEFKEGKKELQVSLFQTLVLLMFNEGEEFSLEDIKLATGIEDSELRRTLQSLACGKARVLTKTPKSKDVEDGDKFSCNDDFKHKLFRIKINQIQMKETVEEQASTTERVFQDRQYQIDAAIVRIMKMRKTLSHNLLVSEVYNQLKFPVKPADLKKRIESLIDRDYMERDKENPNQYNYVA comes from the exons ATGTTTCCAACAGGTTTACCTTCCCCTAATCCCCCACCGCCAGCCCAAGAGCCCAGACCGGCAGCTTCTGATGTTCACAACGACAGCAGCTTAACATCTAAGAAGAGGAAAATAAACTGTTCCGAGAAGGAAGACATTGATTCAATATCTTCGTCTCCTAAAGCCACTTGCAATTCTTCCTCCACCATCACTACGTCCTGCTCTCCCACTTCTGCACAGCAGCACATCCAGAAGAAGTTGAGGTTCGAGGACCCGGTGGATTTGATCGGACTGGATGTGAAGATGGCTGAGGAGTCGTGTAACCCCGCTGCATCGTGCTCAAAGGCGAAAAACGTGTTTTTGACCGGAGGTGTAGGGCATCACGCGAACGGACTGACCAAGTCTGCGGGATCCGCCACCTTCTCCAACAACAAACCCGGTGCTGCAAAGAAGCTTGTTATCAAGAACTTTAAAG aaaagcCAAAATTACCAGAGAACTACACAAATGAGACCTGGCAGAAGCTGAAGGAGGCAGTGGAGGCCATACAGAACAGCACTTCTATAAAATACAATTTAGAGGAGCTTTATCAG gctGTTGAAAACCTCTGCTTCCATAAGATATCTGCCAAGCTCTACAAACAGCTCAGAGTGGTCTGTGAAGACCATATCAAGGCACAGATTGACCAGTTCAGAGA GGATGCCCTAGACAGTGTACTCTTCCTGAAGAAAATAGACAAATGTTGGCAAGATCACTGCAGACAAATG ATCATGATTAGgagtatatttttgtttttggatcGCACATATGTTTTACAAAATTCAATGCTACCATCAATCTG GGACATGGGGTTGGAGTTGTTTCGTTTTTATATCATCAGCGACCTGAAGGTGCAAAGTAAGACAATCGATGGAATCCTGCTTCTTATTGAGAGAGAGCGGAGCGGAGAGGCTGTAGACCGCAGTCTCTTGAGGAGTCTACTGAGTATGCTCTCAGATCTGCAG ATTTATCAGGATTCATTTGAGCAGCGCTTTCTAGAGGAGACAAATCGACTGTATGCTGCAGAGGGCCAGAGGCTCATGCAGGAGAGAGAG GTGCCAGAGTATCTCCATCATGTCAACAAACGGCTGGAGGAGGAGGCGGACAGAGTCATTACATACTTGGACCAGAGCACACA AAAACCCCTTATTGCCACAGTGGAAAAGCAACTGCTTGGAGAACACCTCACTGCAATACTTCAGAAAG GTTTAAATAACCTGCTGGATGAGAACCGTATTCAGGATCTATCTCTGCTGTATCAGCTCTTTAGTCGTGTGAGGGGGGGCGTGCAGGTTCTGTTGCAGAATTGGATCGAGTACATCAAG GCCTTTGGAAGCACAATAGTCATCAACCCCGAGAAAGACAAGACGATGGTTCAGGAGCTTCTGGATTTCAAGGACAAAGTCGATCACATCATTGATGTATGCTTCATGAAGAATGAGAAGTTTGTAAATGGTATGAAGGAGGCCTTCGAGACTTTTATCAACAAACGGCCCAACAAACCTGCAGAGCTCATAG CAAAATATGTGGATTCAAAGCTACGTGCAGGAAACAAAGAAGCAACTGATGAGGAACTCGAGAAAATGTTGGACAAGATAATGATCATTTTCAGGTTCATTTACG gcAAAGATGTTTTTGAGGCCTTCTACAAGAAAGACCTTGCAAAGAGGTTACTGGTTGGAAAGAGTGCCTCTGTAGATGCAGAGAAATCAATGCTGTCAAAACTGAAACATG AATGCGGAGCTGCATTTACCAGTAAACTGGAAGGAATGTTCAAAGACATGGAGCTTTCAAAAGACATTATGGTGCAGTTCAAACAG CACATACAATGCCAAAATATTCCCGGAAACATTGAGCTGACTGTGAACATTCTCACTATGGGTTATTGGCCAACTTATGTCCCCATGGAAGTACATCTGCCACCAGAG ATGGTGAGATTGCAGGAGATTTTTAAGACGTTTTACCTGGGCAAACACAGTGGGCGGAAATTACAGTGGCAGTCAACATTAGGGCATTGTGTGCTAAAGGCTGAATTCAAAGAG GGCAAAAAAGAGCTGCAGGTGTCATTGTTTCAGACGTTAGTTCTGCTAATGTTTAATGAAGGGGAGGAGTTTTCTCTGGAAGACATCAAACTGGCTACAGGCATAG aggaCAGTGAGCTGAGGCGGACTTTGCAGTCACTGGCCTGTGGAAAGGCACGTGTCCTTACCAAAACCCCAAAGAGCAAAGACGTGGAAGATGGAGACAAGTTCTCATGTAATGATGATTTCAAACACAAACTCTTCAGGATTAAGATCAACCAGATCCAGATGAAAGAAACG GTGGAAGAACAAGCCAGCACTACAGAGAGAGTATTCCAAGACCGTCAGTACCAAATCGATGCTGCCATTGTGCGAATCATGAAGATGAGGAAGACTCTCAGCCATAACCTTCTAGTTTCTGAGGTGTACAACCAACTCAAATTCCCAGTCAAG CCTGCTGATCTGAAGAAGAGGATAGAGTCACTTATTGACAGGGACTACATGGAAAGGGATAAAGAGAATCCCAATCAATACAACTATGTGGcttag
- the LOC127417698 gene encoding lysosome-associated membrane glycoprotein 2-like isoform X3, translating to MTYMSADLRLFSQCCCLTGSVKLGHGVICCLPAQRNHPLVAMALRGCLTLFLILLSGIVYAKKMTTPPFATEEPSTSKIPFVTEEPSTSEIPLVTQIPMTDFPINTHASTTTATPTTSLALVTTPVPATTHHSTTNATTEAPTTTHHNTTNATTEAPTTTDHTTANSTTEAPTTEHTNATTAPTPPPTTPPVPNPTVGNYSIRLYANSSACLLAKMGLQFSFKTSVNASLQTINLDPNVTTANGTCGSGGNSSTLILKSEKTTVQFVFTNVSEKFHLHALMLSIDFGNGSFFNESNTNLTLWEASVGSSYMCKKEQSYNISDKLTINTFELQVQPFAVQKDSFSTAEECFLDTDLSFLVPIAVGVALSFLIILVLISYLIGRRKSRTGYQSV from the exons ATGACTTATATGAGCGCAGATTTGAGGTTGTTCTCACAGTGCTGCTGCCTAACCGGGTCTGTCAAACTCGGTCACGGCGTCATTTGCTGTCTTCCTGCTCAGAGAAACCATCCACTCGTCGCCATGGCTCTCCGCGGTTGTCTGACCCTGTTCTTGATTCTGCTGAGTG GTATCGTGTATGCTAAGAAAATGACAACACCACCATTTGCAACGGAAGAACCCAGTACTAGCAAAATCCCCTTTGTCACAGAGGAGCCCAGCACTAGCGAAATCCCACTAGTCACACAGATTCCCATGACTGATTTTCCAATTAACACTCATGCCAGTACAACAACAGCTACTCCAACTACCAGTCTTGCCCTTGTAACTACACCAGTTCCAGCTACTACCCACCACAGTACAA CCAATGCTACCACAGAAGCGCCAACTACCACCCATCACAATACAACCAATGCTACCACAGAAGCGCCAACTACAACTGACCACACTACAGCCAATTCTACCACAGAAGCTCCAACTACTGAGCACACTAATGCTACAACAGCCCCGACTCCTCCTCCAACCACTCCACCAGTTCCCAACCCAACTGTTGGAAACTACAGTATCAGGCTTTATGCCAATTCCTCAGCATGCCTTTTGGCAAAGATGGGCCTCcaattcagcttcaaaacaagtGTG AATGCCAGCCTTCAGACTATTAATCTTGACCCTAATGTAACCACGGCAAATGGAACCTGTGGAAGTGGTGGCAATAGCTCTACCCTTATACTGAAGTCAGAGAAAACCACAGTTCAGTTTGTTTTCACAAAT GTTTCAGAAAAATTCCACCTGCATGCTTTGATGCTCTCTATTGATTTTGGAAATG GAAGCTTTTTCAACGAATCCAATACTAATCTGACTCTGTGGGAAGCATCTGTTGGCAGCTCCTACATGTGCAAAAAAGAGCAGAGTTACAACATCTCAGACAAGCTTACCATCAACACATTTGAGCTACAAGTGCAGCCTTTTGCAGTCCAGAAAGACTCGTTTAGCACAG cGGAGGAGTGCTTTCTGGATACTGATTTGAGTTTTCTCGTGCCCATTGCTGTGGGTGTGGCTCTCAGCTTCCTAATCATCCTAGTGCTTATCTCTTACCTGATTGGCCGGAGGAAAAGTCGCACTGGTTACCAGTCTGTATAA
- the LOC127417698 gene encoding lysosome-associated membrane glycoprotein 2-like isoform X1 — MSADLRLFSQCCCLTGSVKLGHGVICCLPAQRNHPLVAMALRGCLTLFLILLSGIVYAKKMTTPPFATEEPSTSKIPFVTEEPSTSEIPLVTQIPMTDFPINTHASTTTATPTTSLALVTTPVPATTHHSTTNATTEVPTTSDHTTANATTEAPTTTHHNTTNATTEAPTTTDHTTANSTTEAPTTEHTNATTAPTPPPTTPPVPNPTVGNYSIRLYANSSACLLAKMGLQFSFKTSVNASLQTINLDPNVTTANGTCGSGGNSSTLILKSEKTTVQFVFTNVSEKFHLHALMLSIDFGNGSFFNESNTNLTLWEASVGSSYMCKKEQSYNISDKLTINTFELQVQPFAVQKDSFSTAEECFLDTDLSFLVPIAVGVALSFLIILVLISYLIGRRKSRTGYQSV, encoded by the exons ATGAGCGCAGATTTGAGGTTGTTCTCACAGTGCTGCTGCCTAACCGGGTCTGTCAAACTCGGTCACGGCGTCATTTGCTGTCTTCCTGCTCAGAGAAACCATCCACTCGTCGCCATGGCTCTCCGCGGTTGTCTGACCCTGTTCTTGATTCTGCTGAGTG GTATCGTGTATGCTAAGAAAATGACAACACCACCATTTGCAACGGAAGAACCCAGTACTAGCAAAATCCCCTTTGTCACAGAGGAGCCCAGCACTAGCGAAATCCCACTAGTCACACAGATTCCCATGACTGATTTTCCAATTAACACTCATGCCAGTACAACAACAGCTACTCCAACTACCAGTCTTGCCCTTGTAACTACACCAGTTCCAGCTACTACCCACCACAGTACAACCAATGCTACCACAGAAGTGCCAACTACATCTGACCACACTACAGCCAATGCTACCACAGAAGCGCCAACTACCACCCATCACAATACAACCAATGCTACCACAGAAGCGCCAACTACAACTGACCACACTACAGCCAATTCTACCACAGAAGCTCCAACTACTGAGCACACTAATGCTACAACAGCCCCGACTCCTCCTCCAACCACTCCACCAGTTCCCAACCCAACTGTTGGAAACTACAGTATCAGGCTTTATGCCAATTCCTCAGCATGCCTTTTGGCAAAGATGGGCCTCcaattcagcttcaaaacaagtGTG AATGCCAGCCTTCAGACTATTAATCTTGACCCTAATGTAACCACGGCAAATGGAACCTGTGGAAGTGGTGGCAATAGCTCTACCCTTATACTGAAGTCAGAGAAAACCACAGTTCAGTTTGTTTTCACAAAT GTTTCAGAAAAATTCCACCTGCATGCTTTGATGCTCTCTATTGATTTTGGAAATG GAAGCTTTTTCAACGAATCCAATACTAATCTGACTCTGTGGGAAGCATCTGTTGGCAGCTCCTACATGTGCAAAAAAGAGCAGAGTTACAACATCTCAGACAAGCTTACCATCAACACATTTGAGCTACAAGTGCAGCCTTTTGCAGTCCAGAAAGACTCGTTTAGCACAG cGGAGGAGTGCTTTCTGGATACTGATTTGAGTTTTCTCGTGCCCATTGCTGTGGGTGTGGCTCTCAGCTTCCTAATCATCCTAGTGCTTATCTCTTACCTGATTGGCCGGAGGAAAAGTCGCACTGGTTACCAGTCTGTATAA
- the LOC127417698 gene encoding lysosome-associated membrane glycoprotein 2-like isoform X2: MSADLRLFSQCCCLTGSVKLGHGVICCLPAQRNHPLVAMALRGCLTLFLILLSGIVYAKKMTTPPFATEEPSTSKIPFVTEEPSTSEIPLVTQIPMTDFPINTHASTTTATPTTSLALVTTPVPATTHHSTTNATTEVPTTSDHTTANATTEAPTTTHHNTTNATTEAPTTTDHTTANSTTEAPTTEHTNATTAPTPPPTTPPVPNPTVGNYSIRLYANSSACLLAKMGLQFSFKTSVNASLQTINLDPNVTTANGTCGSGGNSSTLILKSEKTTVQFVFTNVSEKFHLHALMLSIDFGNGSFFNESNTNLTLWEASVGSSYMCKKEQSYNISDKLTINTFELQVQPFAVQKDSFSTAHECSMDDTSLLIPIIVGAALAGLIFIVVIAYVIGRRRTYVGYQTL, from the exons ATGAGCGCAGATTTGAGGTTGTTCTCACAGTGCTGCTGCCTAACCGGGTCTGTCAAACTCGGTCACGGCGTCATTTGCTGTCTTCCTGCTCAGAGAAACCATCCACTCGTCGCCATGGCTCTCCGCGGTTGTCTGACCCTGTTCTTGATTCTGCTGAGTG GTATCGTGTATGCTAAGAAAATGACAACACCACCATTTGCAACGGAAGAACCCAGTACTAGCAAAATCCCCTTTGTCACAGAGGAGCCCAGCACTAGCGAAATCCCACTAGTCACACAGATTCCCATGACTGATTTTCCAATTAACACTCATGCCAGTACAACAACAGCTACTCCAACTACCAGTCTTGCCCTTGTAACTACACCAGTTCCAGCTACTACCCACCACAGTACAACCAATGCTACCACAGAAGTGCCAACTACATCTGACCACACTACAGCCAATGCTACCACAGAAGCGCCAACTACCACCCATCACAATACAACCAATGCTACCACAGAAGCGCCAACTACAACTGACCACACTACAGCCAATTCTACCACAGAAGCTCCAACTACTGAGCACACTAATGCTACAACAGCCCCGACTCCTCCTCCAACCACTCCACCAGTTCCCAACCCAACTGTTGGAAACTACAGTATCAGGCTTTATGCCAATTCCTCAGCATGCCTTTTGGCAAAGATGGGCCTCcaattcagcttcaaaacaagtGTG AATGCCAGCCTTCAGACTATTAATCTTGACCCTAATGTAACCACGGCAAATGGAACCTGTGGAAGTGGTGGCAATAGCTCTACCCTTATACTGAAGTCAGAGAAAACCACAGTTCAGTTTGTTTTCACAAAT GTTTCAGAAAAATTCCACCTGCATGCTTTGATGCTCTCTATTGATTTTGGAAATG GAAGCTTTTTCAACGAATCCAATACTAATCTGACTCTGTGGGAAGCATCTGTTGGCAGCTCCTACATGTGCAAAAAAGAGCAGAGTTACAACATCTCAGACAAGCTTACCATCAACACATTTGAGCTACAAGTGCAGCCTTTTGCAGTCCAGAAAGACTCGTTTAGCACAG CCCATGAATGTTCAATGGATGACACCAGTCTCTTAATCCCAATCATTGTTGGTGCTGCTCTGGCTGGTTTGATTTTCATTGTTGTGATTGCATACGTGATTGGTCGACGAAGGACCTATGTTGGATATCAGACTCTGTAA